In Molothrus aeneus isolate 106 chromosome 4, BPBGC_Maene_1.0, whole genome shotgun sequence, the following are encoded in one genomic region:
- the EXOSC9 gene encoding exosome complex component RRP45 isoform X2 translates to MKATPLSNCERRFLLRAIQEKKRLDGRQCYDYRNIRISFGADRGCCIVELGRTRVLAQVSCELVPPKPSRPTEGVLFFNLELSPMAAPGLEPGRQSELLVSLNRLLERCLRDSKCIETESLCVVAGEKVWQIRLDMHLLNHDGNITDAASIAGIVALCHFRRPDVSVQGEEVTVYTPEERDPVPLSIHHMPICVSFAFFHQGTYLLVDPTEREERVMDGLLVIAMNKHHEICTIQSSGVVMLLQDQILRCSKITAVKVAEITELIQKALENDQKARKEGGKFGFAESIPNQRITAFKMESAAVDTNDVEEQAGEIIAKADPPSEVPVVHTPGTAQIGEGLESSWGDLEESEKEEAASEEEGESEAAAFECEKVETEDTSTLKETKSDEPIVVSDSEEEEVVILEPQELPRKTRTQTSSKQENPSKKAFNKRRRKKRTTH, encoded by the exons CAGGAGAAGAAG CGCCTGGACGGGAGGCAATGCTACGACTACCGCAACATCCGCATCTCCTTCGGCGCCGACCGCGGCTGCTGCATCgtggagctgggcaggaccAG GGTTCTTGCCCAGGTCTCGTGTGAACTCGTTCCCCCTAAGCCCAGTCGGCCCACGGAAGGTGTGCTCTTCTTTAACCTGGAGCTCTCACCCATGGCTGCACCTGGGCTGGAGCCTGGCAG GCAATCCGAGTTGCTGGTGTCACTGAACAGACTACTGGAGCGATGCCTCAGAGATTCCAAGTGCATTGAGACTGAATCTCTCTGTGTTGTTGCTGGTGAAAAG GTTTGGCAAATTCGGCTGGACATGCACCTGTTAAACCATGATGGCAACATCACTGATGCTGCCAGCATAGCAGGGATTGTAGCTCTGTGCCATTTTCGCAGGCCAGATGTGTCTGTGCAAGGAGAGGAAGTAACTGTG TACACTCCTGAGGAACGTGATCCTGTCCCCTTGAGTATCCACCACATGCCCATTTGTGTCAGTTTTGCCTTCTTCCATCAAGG GACCTATTTGTTGGTGGATCCAACTGAACGTGAGGAGCGGGTGATGGATGGGCTCCTGGTAATTGCCATGAATAAACACCATGAAATTTGTACCATCCAGTCCAGTGGAGTGGTCATGCTGCTGCAGGATCAG ATTCTGAGGTGCAGTAAAATAACAGCTGTTAAGGTCGCAGAAATAACAGAACTGATTCAGAAAGCCTTGGAAAATGACCAGAAAGCCAG GAAAGAAGGCGGGAAGTTCGGCTTTGCAGAATCCATCCCCAACCAAAGGATCACTGCCTTCAAAATGGAGAGTGCTGCTGTGGACACCAACGATGTGGAAGAGCAGGCTGGAGAAATCATTGCTAAAGCTGACCCTCCCTCAGAAGT TCCAGTAGTGCACACTCCTGGGACAGCCCAAATTGGGGAAGGACTAGAGAGTTCCTGGGGAGACCTTGAAGAATctgagaaggaagaagcagcttcaGAAGAGGAAGGTGAAAGTGAGGCAGCTGCTTTTGAATGTGAGAAGGTGGAGACTGAGGATACAAGTACACTGAAGGAAACTAAGAGTG ATGAACCCATTGTTGTGTCTGAcagtgaggaggaagaagttgtCATTCTGGAACCACAAGAACTACCAAGGAAAACCAG AACACAGACCAGCTCCAAACAAGAAAATCCAAGTAAGAAAGCATTTaacaaaaggagaagaaagaagagaactACTCATTAA
- the EXOSC9 gene encoding exosome complex component RRP45 isoform X1 — protein sequence MKATPLSNCERRFLLRAIQEKKRLDGRQCYDYRNIRISFGADRGCCIVELGRTRVLAQVSCELVPPKPSRPTEGVLFFNLELSPMAAPGLEPGRQSELLVSLNRLLERCLRDSKCIETESLCVVAGEKVWQIRLDMHLLNHDGNITDAASIAGIVALCHFRRPDVSVQGEEVTVYTPEERDPVPLSIHHMPICVSFAFFHQGTYLLVDPTEREERVMDGLLVIAMNKHHEICTIQSSGVVMLLQDQILRCSKITAVKVAEITELIQKALENDQKARKEGGKFGFAESIPNQRITAFKMESAAVDTNDVEEQAGEIIAKADPPSEVSASPVVHTPGTAQIGEGLESSWGDLEESEKEEAASEEEGESEAAAFECEKVETEDTSTLKETKSDEPIVVSDSEEEEVVILEPQELPRKTRTQTSSKQENPSKKAFNKRRRKKRTTH from the exons CAGGAGAAGAAG CGCCTGGACGGGAGGCAATGCTACGACTACCGCAACATCCGCATCTCCTTCGGCGCCGACCGCGGCTGCTGCATCgtggagctgggcaggaccAG GGTTCTTGCCCAGGTCTCGTGTGAACTCGTTCCCCCTAAGCCCAGTCGGCCCACGGAAGGTGTGCTCTTCTTTAACCTGGAGCTCTCACCCATGGCTGCACCTGGGCTGGAGCCTGGCAG GCAATCCGAGTTGCTGGTGTCACTGAACAGACTACTGGAGCGATGCCTCAGAGATTCCAAGTGCATTGAGACTGAATCTCTCTGTGTTGTTGCTGGTGAAAAG GTTTGGCAAATTCGGCTGGACATGCACCTGTTAAACCATGATGGCAACATCACTGATGCTGCCAGCATAGCAGGGATTGTAGCTCTGTGCCATTTTCGCAGGCCAGATGTGTCTGTGCAAGGAGAGGAAGTAACTGTG TACACTCCTGAGGAACGTGATCCTGTCCCCTTGAGTATCCACCACATGCCCATTTGTGTCAGTTTTGCCTTCTTCCATCAAGG GACCTATTTGTTGGTGGATCCAACTGAACGTGAGGAGCGGGTGATGGATGGGCTCCTGGTAATTGCCATGAATAAACACCATGAAATTTGTACCATCCAGTCCAGTGGAGTGGTCATGCTGCTGCAGGATCAG ATTCTGAGGTGCAGTAAAATAACAGCTGTTAAGGTCGCAGAAATAACAGAACTGATTCAGAAAGCCTTGGAAAATGACCAGAAAGCCAG GAAAGAAGGCGGGAAGTTCGGCTTTGCAGAATCCATCCCCAACCAAAGGATCACTGCCTTCAAAATGGAGAGTGCTGCTGTGGACACCAACGATGTGGAAGAGCAGGCTGGAGAAATCATTGCTAAAGCTGACCCTCCCTCAGAAGT TTCTGCCAGTCCAGTAGTGCACACTCCTGGGACAGCCCAAATTGGGGAAGGACTAGAGAGTTCCTGGGGAGACCTTGAAGAATctgagaaggaagaagcagcttcaGAAGAGGAAGGTGAAAGTGAGGCAGCTGCTTTTGAATGTGAGAAGGTGGAGACTGAGGATACAAGTACACTGAAGGAAACTAAGAGTG ATGAACCCATTGTTGTGTCTGAcagtgaggaggaagaagttgtCATTCTGGAACCACAAGAACTACCAAGGAAAACCAG AACACAGACCAGCTCCAAACAAGAAAATCCAAGTAAGAAAGCATTTaacaaaaggagaagaaagaagagaactACTCATTAA
- the CCNA2 gene encoding cyclin-A2: MLAELENQENVPPPAAGKAAAPPPAAGTRVALGLLRGAQQRAGIPLQAARGGCEGHGAAAGLQQHQHQPFSVHVDEPDGEREPRRQRGVPAGQKEEAAMGLRAAVCTLGERRPLAPLGNAMELSFDSPSIMDMSITSETEEKAPNVNNVPDYISEIHSYLREMEVKCKPKIGYMRKQPDITNNMRAILVDWLVEVGEEYKLQNETLHLAVNYIDRFLSSMSVLRGKLQLVGTAAMLLASKFEEIYPPEVAEFVYITDDTYTKKQVLRMEHLILKVLSFDLAAPTINQFLTQYFLHQQTDAKVESLSMYLGELSLIDADPYLKYLPSVIAAAAFHLAGYTLTGQSWPESLCKVTGYTLEDIKPCLIDLHNTYLKAAQHTQQSIREKYKSTKYHGVSLIDPPDTLNLL, encoded by the exons ATGCTGGCGGAGCTGGAGAACCAGGAGAACGTGCCCCCGCCGGCGGCCGGCAAAGCCGCGGCGCCGCCGCCTGCCGCCGGCACCCGCGtggcgctggggctgctgcgGGGGGCGCAGCAGCGCGCCGGGATCCCGCTGCAG gcggcgcggggcggctgCGAGGGCCatggagcggcggcggggctgcagcagcaccaacacCAGCCCTTCTCCGTCCATGTGGACGAGCCCGACGGGGAGCGGGAGCCGCGGCGGCAGCGGGGTGTCCCGGCCGGGCAGAAGGAGGAGGCGGCGATGGGGCTGCGTGCGGCCGTGTGTACCCTGGGCGAGCGGCGACCCCTGGCTCCCCTGGGCAACGCCATGGAGCTGAGCTTCG ATTCTCCAAGTATTATGGATATGTCAATAACCtcagaaacagaagagaaagcaCCAAACGTTAATAACGTGCCAGACTATATCAGTGAAATCCATTCATACCTGAGGGAAATGGAG GTGAAGTGCAAGCCCAAAATAGGTTACATGAGGAAGCAACCTGATATCACAAACAACATGCGGGCTATTCTTGTGGACTGGCTGGTGGAAGTTGGAGAAGAATACAAATTACAGAATGAAACCCTGCACTTAGCTGTGAATTACATTGATAGGTTTCTTTCTTCCATGTCTGTTTTGAGAGGAAAACTTCAGCTTGTGGGTACTGCAGCTATGCTGCTCGCATC AAAGTTTGAAGAGATCTACCCTCCTGAAGTAGCCGAGTTTGTCTACATCACAGATGATACCTACACCAAGAAGCAGGTCCTAAGGATGGAGCACTTAATTCTGAAGGTTTTGTCATTTGACTTGGCGGCTCCAACAATCAACCAGTTCCTCACCCAGTACTTCCTACACCAACAGACGGATGCTAAAGTGGAGAGCCTGTCCATG TACCTGGGAGAGCTGAGTCTAATTGATGCTGATCCTTACCTGAAATACTTGCCATCAGttattgctgctgcagcatttcatcTGGCAGGTTACACACTCACTGGACAAAGCTGG cctgAATCCCTGTGCAAAGTAACGGGCTACACCCTTGAAGACATCAAGCCTTGCCTCATAGACCTACACAACACCTACCTCAAAGCAGCCCAGCACACACAACAGTCCATAAGGGAAAAGTACAAGAGTACCAA GTACCATGGAGTATCTCTCATTGACCCACCAGACACACTAAACTTATTGTAG
- the BBS7 gene encoding Bardet-Biedl syndrome 7 protein, which yields MEPSLARVDYLQVGVTAQKTMRLLPASGKKATQKVVVGDQHGVVTCFGIKKGEAVPVFKTLPGQKISRLELGGALNTPQEKIFVAIGSEVRGFTKRGKQFLSFETNLTESIKAMHISGADLFLCASYIYNHYCDCKDQHYFLSGDKINDVLCLPVDKVNCITPVLACQDRVLRVLQGSNLLYEVQLPGPPAVLALSNGNGGDSGEEIVYGTSDGKLGVMQITGTKAIPRWEIGNEKKRGGILCIDSFDILGDGVKELLVGRDDGMIEIYNFESADDPVLRHDYALSESISSIQGGCVGKDGYDEILAATYSGWLTGLTTEPVHREGGSGEELKLSQEMQNKISSLRNELEQLQIKVLQEREKYQQSSHSSTAVSSVPAFSVNDKFTLNKDDASYSLILEVQTAIDNVLVQSDVPLDLLDVDKNSAVVSFSSCDSEPNSNFLLATYRCQANTTRLELKVRSIEGQYGTLQVYVTPRIQPKTCQVLQYQIKPLSLHQRTHSIDQDRPMNTLMLKGQFSFAEIHSWVVFCLPEVPEKTPAGECITFYFQNTFLGTQLESTYRKGEGYFKSDNISTISILKDVLSKEATKRKINLNISYDVNEESVRHTLKLIHPKLEYQQLLAKKVHLIDALRELQVHEGNVDFLLPKYRSILEEADQLLEEYKRQPAHLERLYGMITDLFIDKFKFKGTNVKTKVPLLLEILDGCDQDGLIAFFDAA from the exons ATGGAGCCGAGCCTGGCACGCGTGGATTACCTGCAG GTGGGAGTCACGGCGCAGAAGACGATGAGGCTGCTGCCCGCCTCCGGGAAGAAGGCCACGCAGAAG GTGGTTGTTGGAGATCAGCATGGGGTCGTTACGTGCTTTGGCATAAAAAAGGGCGAAGCTGTG CCAGTGTTCAAGACACTACCAGGACAAAAGATCTCCAGACTGGAGCTGGGAGGAGCTCTTAATACACCACAAGAGAAAATTTTTGTGGCTATAGGATCTGAAGTCAGAGGTTTCACAAAAAGAGGGAAGCAGTTTCTTTCCTTTGAAACTAACCTTACTGAAAGCATCAAAGCTAT GCACATTTCAGGAGCAGATCTCTTTCTCTGTGCAAGCTACATCTATAACCATTACTGTGACTGCAAGGACCAGCACTACTTCCTCTCAGGAGATAAAATCAATGATGTTCTCTGCCTTCCTGTGGACAAAGTGAACTGCATCACACCAGTGCTTGCATGTCAGGACAGAGTGCTCAGGGTGTTACAG GGGTCTAATTTGCTGTATGAAGTACAACTTCCTGGACCACCTGCTGTTCTTGCCCTGAGCAATGGAAATGGGG GTGATTCTGGGGAAGAAATTGTGTATGGGACTTCTGATGGGAAATTGGGTGTCATGCAGATTACTGGTACCAAGGCAATACCAAGGTGGGAAATTGGAAATGAAAAGAAGAGAGGAG GTATTCTGTGCATTGATAGCTTTGACATTCTGGGAGATGGAGTTAAGGAATTACTTGTTGGACGAGATGATGGCATGATAGAGATTTATAACTTTGAGAGTGCTGATGATCCTGTCCTTCGACATGATTAT GCTTTGTCAGAGAGCATTTCATCAATCCAGGGTGGCTGTGTGGGAAAAGATGGCTATGATGAAATTTTAGCCGCAACATACTCAG GCTGGCTGACAGGACTGACTACAGAACCTGTCCATAGAGAAGGTGGATCAGGTGAAGAACTTAAATTAAGTCAAGAAATGCAGAACAAGATTTCATCCTTAAG GAATGAGTTGGAACAATTGCAGATAAAAGTCCTTCAGGAACGGGAGAAATACCAGCAGTCCTCTCACTCCAGCACTGCAGTTTCCTCAGTACCTGCCTTCAGTGTCAATGACAAGTTCACACTGAACAAGGATGATGCCAGCTACAGCCTCATCTTGGAGGTGCAGACAGCCATAGATAATGTCCTGGTGCAG AGTGATGTCCCACTGGACTTGCTGGATGTGGATAAAAATTCTGCCGTTGTTAGTTTTAGCAGCTGTGATTCTGAG ccAAATAGCAACTTTCTTCTTGCAACTTACAGATGCCAAGCAAATACTACAAGACTTGAACTTAAG GTTCGCTCGATTGAAGGACAGTACGGGACACTTCAAGTGTATGTAACTCCAAGAATCCAACCAAAAACCTGTCAAGTTCTTCAATATCAAATTAAGCCACTTTCACTTCACCAGAGAACTCATTCTATTGACCAGGACAG GCCCATGAATACACTGATGCTCAAAGGCCAGTTCAGTTTTGCTGAAATTCACTCCTGGGTTGTGTTTTGCTTGCCTGAGGTACCTGAAAAGACTCCTGCTGGAGAGTGCAtcaccttttattttcagaacacTTTCCTGGGAACACAGCTTGAAAGTACCTACAG AAAAGGTGAGGGATATTTTAAATCTGACAACATCTCTACAATATCCATCCTCAAAGATGTGCTTTCCAAAGAGGCTACTAAAAGGAAGATTAATCTCAACATATCATATG ATGTAAATGAAGAATCTGTAAGGCACACATTAAAGCTTATCCACCCTAAATTAGAAtatcagcagctgctggccaagAAGGTGCACTTAATAGATGCTTTGAGA GAATTACAAGTCCATGAAGGCAATGTGGACTTCCTGCTCCCAAAATACCGCAGCATTTTGGAAGAGGCAgatcagctgctggaggaatACAAGAGACAACCTGCACATCTCGAGAGACTTTATG GTATGATCACAGACCTCTTCAtagataaatttaaatttaaaggcACCAATGTGAAAACCAAAGTTCCTCTCCTTCTGGAAATTCTGGATGGCTGTGATCAAGATGGATTGATCGCTTTTTTTGATGCTGCCTGA